The Arcobacter sp. LA11 genome segment AACCTTCAAGTTCACTTGCATATGAGAAAACGATATTATTATTGAATTTATGTTTTAGTTCAGACATAAATCTTGCTTTTGTCATAAGCTCTTTGTATAAATTTTCTTGTTCAAAAAATTCTTTATATATATCCTTACAACCAAGTAATAATTCATCAATATCAACGCCAATGATAGCAAGAGGAACTAATCCTACATTTGAAAATACAGAGAATCTTCCTCCTACATTTTTAGGTATTTCAAAACTTTTCATTTCATTTGCTTTTGCAAAGGTATTTAGCTTACTATCTGTTTCTGTAATAGTGATACAGTTTGATTTATCTATTTTTGTTTTTGAGTAAAGATATTTAAATACACTGATTGTTTCAATTGTTGTTCCTGATTTACTAACAATTATAAAAAGAGTGTTGTTTAAATCAAGTTTTTCGATTCGACTATTTATATCAATAGGATCAGTTGATTCAAAAAAATGTAATTTTTTATCATAATTATTTGAACGAATTAGAAAATTATATATAGCAAAGGTTCCAAGAGTACTCCCTCCAATACCAATGATTGCAATATGTTTTTGTTTTACAGTTTTTGCATATTTTTTTATTGAAGTTGTATCTTGAAAAGGTAAATCATAATAACCTATTGTTCTTTTCTCTTCTTTAAGTATCTCAAAAATTTCAGTGTCTGAAAGCCTTGGATTAAAATTTGAGTTGTATTCCATGTCTTATCCTTCTATACTTTTTATTACTAAGTCTTGGGCTTCTTTTACTATTAACTCTAAATGCTCTTCACTAATAAAACTTTCTGCATAAATTTTATAGATATCTTCAGTTCCCGATGGTCTTGCTGCAAACCAGCCACTTTTTGTTGTAACTTTAAGACCTCCAATACTTGCTTTATTTCCACTTGCATTTGTATAAATAGCTTCTATTTCTTCTTTTGCTAATGTTTTTGAAGTGATATCTTCTACACTTAATTTTTTTAGTTTTGCTTTTTGTTCAAAATTTGCTGGAGCGTCAACTCTTTTATAATAAGCTTTTCCAAATTCTTCTTCAAATTCTTTATAAATTTCTCCTGGGTCTCTTTTTAGATTTGCAGTAATTTCTGCTGCTAAAAGATTTAAAATGACTCCATCTTTATCCGTTGACCAAGCAGTGCCATCTTTTCTTAAAAATGAGGCTCCTGCACTTTCTTCTCCTCCAAATGCTAAAGTTCCTTTATGTAAGCCTTCAACAAACCACTTAAATCCAACAGGTACTTCAAATAATTTTTTGTTTAAAGAGTTTACTACTTTATCAATCATTGAACTTGAAACTAAAGTTTTACCAACGTAGAGTTCATCTTTCCAAGTTCTATTTGAAAACAAGTACCAAATAGCAACAGCAAGATAATGATTTGGATTCATCAGTCCCATACTTTTTGTAACTATTCCATGTCTATCAAAATCTGGGTCATTTGCAAATGCAATATCATATTTTTTTGATAAATCAATAAGTGAAGACATTGCATATTTAGAAGAACAATCCATCCTTATTTTTCCATCATGGTCACAACTCATAAAAGAGAACGTTGGGTCAATTTTTTGATTTACAATATCTAGTTCTAAACCATAAATTTCATTTATTTTTTTATATACTTCTAGTCCAGAACCACCTAATGGGTCTACTCCTATTTTAAGTTTTGCTTCTTTTATAATGTTCATATCAATAATAGTCTCTAAAGATTCTACGTAGGGTGTTATAAAATCAATAACTTCTAAATATTCTGATTGCATTATTTTGTCTTCATCTATTACTTTTATATCTTTTAAATCATTTTTTAATATTTCATTTGCTCTATTTTCTATAATAGAAGTAACATCTGTATCTGCTGGTCCTCCATTTGGCATATTATATTTATATCCGCCATCACTTGGAGGGTTGTGCGATGGTGTTATAACTATTCCGTCATTTAAAAATTCACTATTTTTATTTGATTCTAAAATAGTGAAGGATAATACTGGAGTGGGAGTAAATTTGTATTTATTTGCTATTTTACATTTTATTTTATTTGCTAAAAAGACTTTTAATGCAGTGATTTGTGCAGGTTCTGATAGTGCATGGGTATCTATACCTATATGCATAATACCATTGATACCTGCATTTTTTCTGTATTCACAAAGTGCTTGTGTGATAGCTAGAATATGATTTTCATTAAAACTTGATTTAAAAGAATTACCTCTATGCCCTGAAGTTCCAAAACTTACTTTCTGAGTTTGTTCTTTGACTTCTGGCTTATTTTTATAATATGCATTTATTAATTCTTTTACATTTACAAGAGTTTCTTTAGGGGCTTTTTTACCTGCTAATTTATTAATCATATCTATCCTTTTGCTATTTTTATTGCTTCTTTACATAAATCTGTAATTTTATCAAAATTACCTTTTTGTATCATTTCTTTGGGAACTATCCATGTTCCTCCTACGCATAAAACATTTTTTAAATTTAAGAAGCTATTCAAGTTTTTTTTATTTATTCCTCCTGTTGGACAGAAAAACATTTTTGAAAAAGGTCCATTAAAGGCTTTTAATATTTCAATTCCTCCACTAAGTGTGGCAGGGAAAAGTTTACAATGATATATATTATTGTTTTGAGCTAACATTACTTCACTTGATGTTGAGACACCTGGGATTAAAGTTATATTTTCTTTTTTTGCAATATCAATTAGCTCTTGGCTTATTCCTGGAGAAAAAATAAACTTAGCTCCTGATTGTTTTGCTTTTATTAAATCTTCTTTATTACAAACAGTTCCTGCTCCAATATTCATAGATGGTAATTTTTCACTTATTAGTTTTATAGCATCAAAAGCTTGAGGTGTTCTAAGAGTTATTTCCATTATATTAATACCTCCTTCACTTAAGGCTTTTGCAAGAGGTAAACAATCTTTTATGTTTTCAATTGCAATTACAGGAACAACTGGTGAAATTGACATTATTTTATTTGCATTCATTATTGATTTTCCTCTCCTGGTAAATTAAAAATAGTTGCACCACTATTTGCACTACTGACATTTTTTCTTATTAAGCTATATAACTCTCTACCAATACCAAAACTATTTTGTTTTAAATCTTTTTCTTCTATTTCTCTTTTTTCTAATTCTTCTTTATCGACTAGAAGATTTAATTTACCATTGATTGCATCTAATTCTATTAAGTCATCATTTTTTATTTTTGCAATCATTCCTTTAGCCTTTGCTTCTGGACTTAAATGAATTGCACTTGCTACTTTCCCTGATGCTCCTGACATTCTTCCATCTGTAATAAGTGCAACTTTATATCCCAAGTCTTGCAATATTCCAAGAGGAGGCAAAAGCTTATGAAGTTCTGGCATACCATTTGCTTGTGGGCCTTGGTATTTTACAACAGCAATAAAATCTTTTTGAAGATTTCCTTTTTGAAATTCTTCATGAAGTTCTTCTTGTGAAGAAAAAACTATAGCTTTTTGTTTTATGTAAAGGTGTTTTTCTTTTAAAGCAGATGTTTTAATAATACTTTGACCTAAGTTCCCATTTAAAAGCTTTAAGCCGCCTTGTTTATTAAATGGATGTTTGTATGATGAAATAACTTCACTATTTTTAGATATTCCATTCACTTTTTTAAAAACAAGTTTTTTATTTTCTAATTTTGGTTCAACAATAAATTCTTTTAAACTTTTTCCAACTATAGTATTGACTTCTTCAAAAATTAATCCGTTTTCTGATAGTTCTTTTATTATAACAGCCATACCTCCAGCATCTCTAAATGCGTTTACATCAGCACTTCCATTTGGATACATTTTAGATAATAGAGGAGTTATTTTTGAAATTTCATCAAAATCTTCCCATGTTAAAATAATTCCACAAGCTTTTGCCATTGCAATTAGATGAATTGTATGATTTGTTGAACCACCAGTTGCCATAAGTCCAACTATTGCATTTATAAAGCTTTTCTCATCAATAATATCACTTATGGAAATATTATTCTTTTTTAAATCATATAAAATCTTTGCACTGTATTTTGTAAGTTCTTCTCTTAAAGGTGTGTTTGTATTTATAAAAGATGAGTTTGGAAGTTGAAGTCCCATCATTTCTAAAAGCATTTGATTTGAGTTAGCTGTTCCAAAAAATGTACATGTTCCACAGCTATGATATGAAGAAGATTCTACTTCTAAAAGTTTTTTTTCATCAATCTTACCTTTTGCATATTCTTGTCTTGATAAGGCTTTTTCTTTATTTGAGATACCTGATTTCATAGGTCCACTAGGAACGAATATAGAAGGAAGATGTCCAAAGGTAAGAGCACTTATCATCAGACCAGGAACGATCTTATCACAAATGCCTAAGTAAAATATACCATCGTAAACATTGTGTGATAATCCAATTGTACTTGCCATTGCTATATTATCTCTACTAAATAAAGAGAGTTCCATACCTGTTTCACCTTGTGTAACTCCATCACACATAGCAGGAACACCTCCTGCAACTTGGGCTGTTGATGAGTAATCTAATAAGGCAGTTTTTAAAATATCTGGATATTTATGATAAGGTTCATGGGCAGATAACATATCATTATAAGAAGTTATTATTCCCATATTATAAGAGCTGTATTCTTTTAATAGACTTTTTTCTTTATCTGTCATTGGAGCTATTACATGGGCTAGGTTGCTACAAGATAAACTTTTTCTACCTTGATTTTTTATTTTTGCATTTTTAATTCTATGAAGATAAATATCTCTACTTTTTTTTGATCTTTTAACAATATTTTCTTTGACTTTTAACAATATTTTATTCATGACTAAAATAAACCTTTAATTTAGATGCATTAAAAAGTATTTTCGAAATAGGATATATATTTTCACTTTTTAAAGCTTTTTTATAAATTTCTAATTTTTCTTTACCTTGAAAATGTAAAAAAAGATTTTTAGATTCTAGAATTGATTTAAGAGTTAAAGTCATTCTGTCATATGGCGCAGTTATTGGATTTGTAGAAATACAAAACTTTTTTATATTTAAATTTAGTGCATCTTTTATTTCTTTACTTTTAGAAAAAAGAGAAGCTGTATGTCCATCGTTCCCCATCCCTAATATTAGAATATCAGTTTGTAAAAACTCTTTTTTATAAAGTTTTGAACATAAATCATCAGATGAAAAACAATCTTTGTTTTCTAAAAATAGTGGTATAAAACTTGCTTTACTAGCTTCCTTTTGAATAAGATATTTTTTTACTAAGTAAGCATTGCTATTTTCATTAGATTCTAAAAGCCATCTTTCATCAACTAATCCTATTTTAACTCTATTCCAATCAAGTTTTACTTTTGATAACTCTTGAAAAAAAAGTTTTGGAGTATTCCCTCCTGATACTAAAAGAGTGGCATTTTCTTTTTTTAAAAGAGTTTCTTTTAATATTGTTGAAACTTCTTTTACAAAATTTTCAACTAAGCTTTTTGAATTTTTATAATCTATAAAATCAATATTATTCATCGTTCCAGCTCCTGCCATCTTTTGCTATAATTTGTATAGCGGCACTAGGACCATCACTACCTGCTGTATATTTTTTCATGGGAGTTAAGTTTTTTTGCCATCCTTCTAAGATAGTATCAGCCCATTTCCAAGCTTCTTCTACTTCATCAAGTCGC includes the following:
- the pgm gene encoding phosphoglucomutase (alpha-D-glucose-1,6-bisphosphate-dependent), with translation MINKLAGKKAPKETLVNVKELINAYYKNKPEVKEQTQKVSFGTSGHRGNSFKSSFNENHILAITQALCEYRKNAGINGIMHIGIDTHALSEPAQITALKVFLANKIKCKIANKYKFTPTPVLSFTILESNKNSEFLNDGIVITPSHNPPSDGGYKYNMPNGGPADTDVTSIIENRANEILKNDLKDIKVIDEDKIMQSEYLEVIDFITPYVESLETIIDMNIIKEAKLKIGVDPLGGSGLEVYKKINEIYGLELDIVNQKIDPTFSFMSCDHDGKIRMDCSSKYAMSSLIDLSKKYDIAFANDPDFDRHGIVTKSMGLMNPNHYLAVAIWYLFSNRTWKDELYVGKTLVSSSMIDKVVNSLNKKLFEVPVGFKWFVEGLHKGTLAFGGEESAGASFLRKDGTAWSTDKDGVILNLLAAEITANLKRDPGEIYKEFEEEFGKAYYKRVDAPANFEQKAKLKKLSVEDITSKTLAKEEIEAIYTNASGNKASIGGLKVTTKSGWFAARPSGTEDIYKIYAESFISEEHLELIVKEAQDLVIKSIEG
- the eda gene encoding bifunctional 4-hydroxy-2-oxoglutarate aldolase/2-dehydro-3-deoxy-phosphogluconate aldolase, with protein sequence MNANKIMSISPVVPVIAIENIKDCLPLAKALSEGGINIMEITLRTPQAFDAIKLISEKLPSMNIGAGTVCNKEDLIKAKQSGAKFIFSPGISQELIDIAKKENITLIPGVSTSSEVMLAQNNNIYHCKLFPATLSGGIEILKAFNGPFSKMFFCPTGGINKKNLNSFLNLKNVLCVGGTWIVPKEMIQKGNFDKITDLCKEAIKIAKG
- a CDS encoding glucose-6-phosphate isomerase, whose amino-acid sequence is MEYNSNFNPRLSDTEIFEILKEEKRTIGYYDLPFQDTTSIKKYAKTVKQKHIAIIGIGGSTLGTFAIYNFLIRSNNYDKKLHFFESTDPIDINSRIEKLDLNNTLFIIVSKSGTTIETISVFKYLYSKTKIDKSNCITITETDSKLNTFAKANEMKSFEIPKNVGGRFSVFSNVGLVPLAIIGVDIDELLLGCKDIYKEFFEQENLYKELMTKARFMSELKHKFNNNIVFSYASELEGFNKWYVQLWGESLGKIDNDNTNQGLTPIGLLGPVDQHSFLQLIVEGKRDKTVTFIKIKNFLDNSKIPDVKLKGLEELDYINNLKFSELINHQADATIKAVQDLKDIPCDTITIEKVDEYNLARLMFSYELLTSIVGRFLYINTYDQPGVEAGKIILKSKLKS
- the pgl gene encoding 6-phosphogluconolactonase, which gives rise to MNNIDFIDYKNSKSLVENFVKEVSTILKETLLKKENATLLVSGGNTPKLFFQELSKVKLDWNRVKIGLVDERWLLESNENSNAYLVKKYLIQKEASKASFIPLFLENKDCFSSDDLCSKLYKKEFLQTDILILGMGNDGHTASLFSKSKEIKDALNLNIKKFCISTNPITAPYDRMTLTLKSILESKNLFLHFQGKEKLEIYKKALKSENIYPISKILFNASKLKVYFSHE
- the edd gene encoding phosphogluconate dehydratase, giving the protein MNKILLKVKENIVKRSKKSRDIYLHRIKNAKIKNQGRKSLSCSNLAHVIAPMTDKEKSLLKEYSSYNMGIITSYNDMLSAHEPYHKYPDILKTALLDYSSTAQVAGGVPAMCDGVTQGETGMELSLFSRDNIAMASTIGLSHNVYDGIFYLGICDKIVPGLMISALTFGHLPSIFVPSGPMKSGISNKEKALSRQEYAKGKIDEKKLLEVESSSYHSCGTCTFFGTANSNQMLLEMMGLQLPNSSFINTNTPLREELTKYSAKILYDLKKNNISISDIIDEKSFINAIVGLMATGGSTNHTIHLIAMAKACGIILTWEDFDEISKITPLLSKMYPNGSADVNAFRDAGGMAVIIKELSENGLIFEEVNTIVGKSLKEFIVEPKLENKKLVFKKVNGISKNSEVISSYKHPFNKQGGLKLLNGNLGQSIIKTSALKEKHLYIKQKAIVFSSQEELHEEFQKGNLQKDFIAVVKYQGPQANGMPELHKLLPPLGILQDLGYKVALITDGRMSGASGKVASAIHLSPEAKAKGMIAKIKNDDLIELDAINGKLNLLVDKEELEKREIEEKDLKQNSFGIGRELYSLIRKNVSSANSGATIFNLPGEENQ